One region of Corynebacterium capitovis DSM 44611 genomic DNA includes:
- the nusB gene encoding transcription antitermination factor NusB encodes MVDYKRRGARYGARRRAVDILFEAETRDIDPVEIVADRTELSLNPQNAVAPVAEYTRQIVSGVAERLDDVDDSIERYLAENWQLDRLPVVDRQILRVAAWEISFNDEVDAPIAISNALLLATDYAGDAAPPYIHAVLDDIAQENKSPAGEQEEHEEANSGEDLG; translated from the coding sequence ATGGTTGACTACAAGCGCCGTGGGGCGCGGTACGGTGCCCGGCGCAGGGCGGTGGACATTCTCTTCGAGGCGGAGACTCGCGACATCGACCCCGTGGAAATCGTCGCGGACAGGACGGAGCTATCCCTGAACCCGCAGAATGCCGTAGCCCCCGTCGCCGAATACACCCGCCAGATTGTCTCGGGCGTAGCGGAGCGGCTCGACGACGTCGATGACTCGATTGAGCGTTACTTGGCCGAAAATTGGCAGCTTGATCGCCTGCCGGTCGTTGACCGGCAGATCCTGCGCGTGGCGGCTTGGGAGATCTCTTTCAACGACGAGGTCGACGCGCCAATCGCGATTTCCAACGCGCTGCTCCTCGCTACCGACTACGCGGGGGATGCGGCGCCCCCCTACATCCACGCTGTGCTCGACGACATCGCCCAGGAGAACAAATCTCCGGCCGGCGAGCAGGAGGAGCACGAGGAGGCGAACAGTGGCGAAGATCTCGGTTGA